A portion of the Bacteroides faecium genome contains these proteins:
- a CDS encoding glycosyltransferase family 117 protein codes for MSNLLFKKWNDFGGWTVFLIAAFVYGMTIEPTASFWDCPEFISCAEKLQVGHPPGAPFYMLVGNLFTQFASDASQVSWLVNFLNALLSAGCILFLFWSITRLVRSLIINDEQDLSATDVIIILGSGFVGALAYTFSDTFWFSAVEGEVYAFSSFLTALVFWMILRWQDESDSVYGDRWLILIAYIIGLSIGVHLLNLLCIPAIVLVFYYQKYRVISLKGVIAAIAISGFLIVFILFVYIPGMADMGGWFELLFVNVFGLPFHTGLLIFLALTFFALTGAIYRFRKRVVHTSLWCLLMLTAGYTTYAVILIRANANTPLNENAPDNIFTLKSYLNREQYESAPLLYGKTYASEPEYVPEGDYYKVKTTQGSAVYRPDKEEGKYKIIRYKEDVCYTQNMLFPRMWNERMASSYKNWTGGSETAPTQKENLTYFISYQLNYMYWRYFLWNFVGRQNDVQGSGEPEHGNWITGISWLDNLRLGNQNLLPESLRQNKGHNVFYGIPLLLGLFGIYWQWNRNKKGKQQFSVLFFLFFMTGLAIVLYLNQTPGQPRERDYAYAGSFYAFAIWIGIGAAGLCDALRQKTTSTVQVSVLMTICLLVPIQMASQTWDDHDRSARFTCRDFGANYLMTLPDKGNPIIFCNGDNDTFPLWYNQDTEEVRRDARVCNLSYAQTDWYIYQQQCPLYDAPGLPISWKKNQYQESKNEYVAVRPELKRQIEELYRKHPEEARDSFGEDPFEVKNILKYWVFSEKEEFHVIPTDTINIRIDKEAVLRSGIMLPKAIRHLKGEELKKAIPDKLCIPLKDVRMLTKVDLLMLEMLANCNWERPLYLAISVGSISKLKFDDYFVQEGLAFRFTPFDYKKWGDAGENRPYAVDVERLYDNVMNRYKYGGLDTPGLYLDETTLRTCWYHRRLFAQLAKELIAQGDKVRAKKVLAYAEQAVPAYNVPETHGSGSYEIATAYAALGEKMKAIPLTEHLITEAEDYINWAFSLRGNRIEMVRNDCLYKFWQWNKYNELLKKIDEEKYKESNQRLEDKYALFAPTMNYKN; via the coding sequence ATGAGCAACTTATTATTTAAGAAATGGAACGATTTTGGTGGATGGACGGTCTTTCTGATAGCAGCTTTTGTATATGGAATGACGATTGAGCCTACTGCCAGTTTTTGGGATTGTCCTGAGTTTATTTCGTGTGCGGAGAAGTTACAAGTAGGGCATCCGCCGGGTGCACCTTTCTATATGCTTGTCGGAAACCTGTTCACCCAATTTGCTTCTGATGCTTCGCAGGTGTCTTGGCTGGTCAATTTTTTGAATGCATTGTTGAGCGCCGGTTGCATCCTGTTTCTTTTTTGGAGTATCACCCGATTAGTAAGGTCTTTGATTATAAATGATGAACAGGACTTATCGGCAACAGATGTCATCATCATCCTGGGTTCGGGATTTGTCGGAGCTTTGGCATATACATTCAGTGACACATTCTGGTTCAGTGCGGTAGAAGGAGAGGTCTATGCTTTCTCTTCTTTTCTTACGGCACTCGTGTTCTGGATGATTCTTCGCTGGCAGGATGAATCGGATTCGGTATATGGTGACCGATGGCTTATCCTGATAGCTTATATTATCGGACTTTCTATCGGAGTGCATTTGCTTAATCTGCTCTGTATTCCGGCTATTGTCCTGGTTTTCTATTATCAGAAATATCGGGTAATATCACTTAAAGGAGTAATTGCCGCAATTGCCATATCGGGATTTCTTATCGTATTCATCCTTTTTGTTTATATCCCGGGCATGGCCGATATGGGAGGCTGGTTCGAACTGCTCTTTGTCAACGTGTTCGGACTTCCTTTCCACACAGGATTACTCATCTTTTTAGCTTTAACATTCTTCGCGCTGACAGGAGCTATCTATCGCTTCCGAAAGCGCGTAGTACATACCTCTTTATGGTGTTTACTCATGCTTACCGCAGGCTATACCACCTATGCGGTGATACTGATTCGTGCCAACGCCAATACTCCGCTTAATGAGAATGCACCGGACAATATCTTTACGCTCAAAAGTTATCTGAATCGCGAGCAATATGAAAGCGCCCCGCTGCTTTATGGAAAAACTTACGCTTCCGAACCGGAATATGTGCCCGAAGGTGACTATTACAAAGTAAAAACGACCCAGGGGAGTGCTGTATATCGACCGGATAAAGAAGAAGGCAAATATAAAATAATCCGGTATAAAGAAGATGTATGCTATACTCAAAATATGCTATTTCCCCGAATGTGGAATGAGCGCATGGCTTCTTCCTACAAAAATTGGACAGGAGGCAGCGAAACTGCTCCTACACAAAAAGAAAACCTGACTTATTTCATTTCCTATCAGCTTAATTATATGTATTGGCGTTATTTCTTGTGGAATTTCGTAGGACGGCAAAACGATGTGCAAGGGAGTGGCGAACCGGAACATGGAAACTGGATAACGGGAATCTCCTGGTTGGATAATTTAAGGTTAGGAAACCAAAACTTGTTGCCGGAATCTCTACGCCAGAACAAAGGACACAACGTATTCTACGGAATTCCCTTATTATTAGGGCTATTCGGAATCTATTGGCAATGGAACCGCAACAAGAAAGGTAAACAGCAGTTTAGTGTACTGTTCTTCCTTTTCTTTATGACAGGGTTGGCTATTGTGCTTTACCTGAACCAAACTCCCGGTCAGCCGCGCGAACGGGACTATGCATACGCCGGTTCGTTCTATGCTTTTGCTATTTGGATAGGGATAGGCGCGGCAGGATTATGTGACGCACTCCGCCAGAAAACAACTTCGACAGTGCAAGTCAGCGTATTAATGACGATTTGTTTATTGGTTCCGATACAAATGGCAAGCCAGACGTGGGACGACCATGACAGGAGCGCCCGTTTTACCTGCCGTGACTTTGGGGCTAACTATCTGATGACTCTTCCCGATAAAGGAAATCCGATTATCTTTTGCAACGGAGATAATGATACTTTCCCACTATGGTATAATCAGGACACGGAAGAAGTACGCAGGGATGCTCGTGTCTGCAACCTGAGTTACGCGCAGACCGACTGGTATATTTATCAGCAGCAATGTCCGTTATATGATGCTCCCGGACTGCCTATAAGTTGGAAGAAGAACCAATATCAAGAAAGTAAAAACGAATATGTAGCCGTACGCCCGGAGTTGAAGAGACAAATAGAGGAACTTTACCGGAAGCATCCGGAAGAAGCCCGTGACAGTTTCGGAGAAGACCCGTTTGAAGTGAAAAACATCTTGAAATATTGGGTATTCTCAGAGAAAGAGGAATTTCATGTAATCCCTACGGATACGATTAATATCCGTATTGACAAAGAGGCGGTACTCCGTTCGGGAATCATGCTTCCCAAAGCAATCCGTCATCTGAAAGGAGAAGAATTGAAAAAGGCGATACCGGATAAACTTTGTATCCCTTTAAAAGATGTACGTATGCTGACTAAAGTCGATTTACTCATGCTGGAAATGCTTGCCAACTGTAATTGGGAACGTCCGCTTTATCTGGCAATTTCCGTAGGGAGTATCAGCAAACTGAAGTTTGACGATTACTTTGTACAGGAAGGATTAGCGTTCCGCTTTACTCCTTTTGATTATAAGAAGTGGGGAGATGCCGGTGAGAACAGGCCATATGCAGTAGATGTGGAGAGACTTTATGACAATGTAATGAACAGATATAAATATGGTGGGCTGGATACTCCCGGACTTTATTTGGATGAAACAACCTTGCGTACATGTTGGTATCATCGCAGACTTTTCGCGCAACTTGCCAAAGAACTAATAGCGCAAGGAGACAAAGTGCGTGCAAAGAAAGTACTCGCCTATGCGGAACAGGCTGTTCCGGCATATAATGTGCCCGAAACACATGGAAGCGGCTCTTATGAGATAGCAACAGCCTATGCCGCATTAGGTGAAAAAATGAAAGCGATACCCCTGACAGAACATTTGATAACCGAAGCGGAAGATTATATTAACTGGGCTTTTTCATTAAGAGGAAACCGCATAGAAATGGTTCGTAATGATTGTCTATACAAGTTCTGGCAATGGAATAAATATAATGAACTCTTGAAGAAGATAGACGAAGAGAAATATAAAGAAAGCAACCAACGGCTTGAAGATAAATATGCGCTATTTGCTCCAACCATGAATTACAAAAACTAA
- a CDS encoding DUF3098 domain-containing protein, which yields MKSKMMKQKETEIVFSRRNYMILLIGSVVIIAGYLLMSGEGSTPAAYNPDIFSGLRIKVAPIVCLAGYLMNIFGILYRSKRS from the coding sequence ATGAAATCAAAGATGATGAAACAGAAAGAGACAGAAATAGTATTTAGCAGAAGAAATTACATGATTCTGTTAATCGGTTCGGTAGTGATTATAGCAGGATATCTGCTCATGAGCGGCGAGGGGAGTACCCCTGCCGCTTACAATCCTGACATATTCAGCGGATTGCGTATAAAGGTAGCTCCCATAGTATGTCTGGCAGGATATTTGATGAATATATTCGGTATCCTGTACCGCTCCAAGCGGAGTTGA